GGGGGAATGTTCCTACAGCAAAAATTTAGGAGGTATCATTCCAGAGACAAACGCATCTCTGAGCAGTGGTCTGCTAGGTTATGACTGCTGCCAGGTTACTGGGCAGACAGGGGGTGGCTCCCAGGAGGAAAGCGTCAGTCAGTGGAGCCACCTGCCAAGTGTTTCCAACGCACATTGGTTTAGAGCACTCCAAGCACCTGGCACTGAAGAAGTTCATACACATTCTTAAAGacactttgggggttggggatttagctcagtggtagagcacttgcctagcaagcgcaaggccctgggttcggtccccagctccgaaaaaaagaaaaaaaaaaaagacactttggTATCTCACAGACTGTGGGCCTACTATGTGCTGGGCATTATTACTGCAGAGGAGAAAAACACAGGCCCTGCCCTGCACCCACTCCTCTGACATCTTTCCAGGCTGAGGCCCCACTACAAGGCTCCTCGGTTGCCATAAGCAATAAGCTCCTGAAGTTCCCCTGTTTGTTTGAGGTCATTTCCTGCTCTGATCACCATGGCTGCGTGACGacatattttaattcttctctaTGATAAGCCTTGTTACTTTATTGGACCTAAATGTCTTGGACCCTAATACCCACTTCGCTAAGTCATGCCTAGATCAGAAAGGAAGTTGCTGCCAGTTGTTGACTAGGACAGGCCTCTGCCTAAGTCACACTTAAGAACTGttaagatggggttggggatttagctcagtggtagagcgcttgcctagcaaatgcaaggccctgggttcggttcccagctccgaaaaaaaaaaaaaaaaaactgttaagacaataacaatcgaaatgtaaataagaaatactcaagttaataaagatggaagaaaaaaaaaacagaactgttAAGACAAGACAAATGTGCCTTCTACACACTGAAATAGGGGACCAAAGCAAGTAGCATTCTATGATGCACCCCGGAGGAAGAATTTATAAATAGACACAGAGTAACAATAGTGCAAGTCAACTGAACATGTTCCTGGGCCTTCCAGCCACCAGCCTGTGTCAGGGGCTGGATGACTTTCCCCTTTAATGgagtaaatattttaggcttcATGCCACTGAGGCtctgcagagagaggcagggctaGGTCTGGTTCCTGGCTTGGACtctgtcattctctgtctctctgatgtTGTATCACCCTACAGAATGGGCGCTGTCCCTATTAGATACGCAAACTCCGAAGGAAGTAATGCAATTCCTCCAACCAACATCAAGCCCGTGAGCTACGCTCCTGGCTCAGGCTCAAAACAGCTTGAATTTGCTGGTAACAATGATACTACTGCCCCGACAGAACTGCCTTCCGatacattttgtcttctttttccttgctTTCAAATGTCACACACTGGAGTAAGAACCACCATTCTGCCTGTATTTCTAAGGAAGCCAATGCAAGAGATAAGGGGTATTAAGTCAGCCAAGCAGCTGGCACCACACTGACTCCGGTTAGGATGTTCTGAACACGGTGTGACTTTGGACAAgttgcttaacctctctgagcctcacttcTCTCAAAGGAGGGGGCTGAACGACAGATCACAGCTGCTCAGCCCTCCCAGGCCTGATCAGAGGACAGAGACGTGTGCAACCATTGCACAATAGAGGTTGGCTCTGTTCTCATGTCTGGGTGGGGCCCTGACTTACCCTTGGCCATCCATCAGGGTGGGCCAGAAAGGTATCAAGGACAGGAAGGCCTGGGTCAGAAGAGCTAGGTGGGTTCAAACTCTATCCAGACTACTGCAGccatctctgccctctgaggAAAGCTCCAGGCCATCTGGGAGCCAGCTTGCAGAAACTGAGGCCTCAGGAGCTGAGGTAGATATGGCCCTGTGCCAGGTCTGCATTGACAGCTCCCAGCTGtctgacccccccacccccaaccgcACGTCCCTTCTCTGAGCTTAGCAACCACCCCTTCCAGGACTACTGATGAGGTCAGGAGGTGGCACCTGTAAAGCACCTGCCACTGAGGAAATTCACCAGCACTCTTAAAGACATTTTGCTATCTCACAGGCTGTGGGCCTACTATGTGCTGGACATTATTaccagagaggagaaaaacacAAGCCCTGCCCTGTATCTAGCAAGTATGCAGGCTAGTGGCATAAGGGGTTAAGTGGCACTAGCAGTCTTCCAGAGACTGAGAAGGAGGCAGGCGAGGGGCCTCTTCATTTGTTTACATAGCTCCTTTGCTGAATCTGCAGGGGGGGAGAAGAGTCTCCCGGAAGCTCAGAAGACAGGGACAGGCAGGGCAGTGCGAGCAAAGCCGTGGGGGTGGGAGAGACCTGGAACATTCAGGGAACACAGGCTCACTGAGTTTTCTTGGAACCGGGAGAGCAAAATCAAAGCAAGTGGAAGTCAGCCAGAAGGCTAAGGAGACTGGGGACCCACACTGGCCCGCTGTTGGATTTTGGGGGATGGGAGTCACAGAAAGGTTACTGAACAAGAAGTGTCTTGTAGCTTGGATTTGGAAGGTACTTTCAAAGGCTCATGGATGAAAGGCCTGATTCCCACCATAGCAATGGTGAGATAGAAACTCTGGGAAAGTGACGTTCATCTCATCCATGGATATGAGTGGGCTCAGAGGTCGAAACTGCAGGAGGGTGCCTGCTGAAGGGAACAGGTCCTTGTGGCCCCTGGTCTGCCTCTCTGCTCCGCTTTGAACTCCCTACCACAATCTTCCTCACCACATACCCACCATGATGCTTCTCAGTAACCATGGGCACCTCCATCCCCTgcttttttatttggttgtttgagacagggttctctgtacagccctggctgtcctggaactcactcggtagaccaggctggacttgaactcatagatctgcctgcctctgcctcccgagtgttggtaTTAAAAGCATGAGCCATCGCCACCTGGCATCCATTTCCCTTCCTGTTCACCTCAATGGCATTCAGCTGACCgacacaggagggacaggaaaaGCTCTCCGAATGACTGAACGCCATTGAGGGATATTGCTCCTCCTCTGGAAGCAGCTCTTCTGCAGGGACGCCACCAggactttctccctccctccatttaatttggttCTGGATGGGCGTTATTCTCCGTTTATAAATATAGAAGCCAAGATCAGAATTAAGTCCTTTGCCTAAGGTTACAGAGTAGACAGTGAGCAGGGGGCACTTTCAGTCATTAGTGGggagctcctcccctcccctcaccccaacaCCAAGACAGATCCAAATGGGAAAAACTGACACGTTCATAGGCTGGTGCCAAGCCTACCCATCGACTGTCCCCACAGGTCCACATTGAAGCTGATGCTTCTCTGTCCAGTCACAGGGAGTTGCAGCACGGTAAAGTGAATGAGGAGAGGCCACAcagtcagagagaagaggcaggctgATTCTTATCGCCCCGCGCTGCCTCCACAGTTGCTTCTAAGCACACCTGGAATGGGGAAGCATTCAGGCCAGTGAGGCCTCTCCTACAGTTGACATCTACTGACTCACACTGTCCCAGGCCCTCAACAGCTAAGCCTCCAGTGCCAGCTGCTCGCCCTTCCAAGGCAGCAGGAGCCCATCTGGTTCCACCCCGCTCACAGGGCATTCTCACTGCCTGGATTGGGACCTGCGGACGCTATACTTTTTGCTCACTCTCTCTGAACAAGTGGACAATAGGGTAAGTCTCCTGTGGCACTTGGAGAGAGCTTTCTTTCAGCTGGGGCTCCAACCGATCCATGCCTCTAGGTGTCTCTCAAGACCCACCTGGCGGGATTCTCTAAGGTTCTGATGCCAGATTCTGAAACACACAGCACATGGGCCATGTGACCTAAGAATCACCGTGTTGGGAAGGGAAAACCGGAGAGTGGATGACTCATAGGAGGGGAAAGGTCTTGGTGTTCTGCCCCTTCTGCTTCGCAAGGGAATGCCACCAAGTCAGGCATGGTACCAGCTGTACTGAAATTGCCTTGAAGGCTCATCCGAGAAGAGAATGCCTGGCTCCCCTACAGTCAAGTGCCCGCTGGTTCCTGCTCTCTGTGCCCCTGctaggaaggaaagagagcagaACTCCACAGAGACCAGCAGACATCTGACTTCAGTGCCCAACCATGCCACTGTATTTGTATAAAAAGGTCTCTTTGAAGAGTTTGGGTAGAGAAGGGTATAATGAATGgtcttgcaaaaacaaaaacaaaacaacaacaacgaaaaggAAAAAttgcggggttgggatttagctcagtggtagagcgcttgcctaggaagtgcaaggccctgggttcggtccccagctcggaaaaaaaaagaacaaaaaaaaaaaaaaaaaaaaaaaaaaaaaaaggaaaattgcaCTTGGTATGTAGTTTGAAAAGGCAGCAGCTGTAACATTTTATGATTCAATGCAAAAAGTATGTCGAGGTCCTCAgctgaataagtaaaataaacaaataattttttttttctttctgtggctgTTCTGAGAGGTAGGGAGGGCAGTGTTATCTGAAGATTTCTTTTAGGATCGATGCTCAAAGGGATGTAAAAACGCCCTTTAAAAATAACGTGTCCCGAATTTCCAGAAGAATCTAGGCAGAACGCAAGTGCTAAGAGAGGCCAAAGCGGACGTTGCTGGGCAAAGGCACATGGTGGCCAGTAAAACACCTCCCCTTGCAAAGAGGAAGAAACCGCAGAATGTTCCTGACTCGGCACCCCTGCGGAGTGGTGCaatgtttatgtttgtgtatccAACTCGGTGGTGTTGGCAGCAGGCTCACGGCCTACCCCGTAGTCATGGAGTTTTGGGGAAGGACACAGACATCGTTGGGGTCTTCCCAGGTGTGATGGGTACAGTTTGTTCCACAGAGTGGAGGATTCTAAGCTCTCAGTCCTGAGTCATTGGTGTGCTCAGTTTCTGTTCAGTAGAGATGAAGAGCTAGACACTAGTGAGGCGGggacaggagggtctctgtgagttcaaggccagccggggctaaacaaacaaaacaaaagaaagttgtGTTGGGGGGCAGAGGAGCAGTGGCTGGCAGCATCCTCTGATGCCTCGCGACGACAACGTGCTTGACGGTCCCTGGGCGGCGCTGTGGAGCTCTATccaagtcccccccccccccccccccgaaaatGTCAAACCTGGGCTCCACACCCGAATTTGCAACCCTCCTCCCTTTGCTCCAAGTAAGTCCTCTAGGGACCACCGTAGTTAAGATAACACTtcggtgtgggggttgggggggagctAACTGGAGACACTCCTTTGTCAGCGTAAAACTTTTAAAGTGACATTCAAGAAGGACGTCTGGACTCTCGCTGTTTGTCCTCAGTATAGCCGGAGGGTTATAGACCGAGTTGGTCATCTCTCACTATCCACTTCCCTTTCCCGCTCTGCTCGCCGCGCCCACCACCCCAGCAGCCAGAGCCGGGCCAACTGAAACCGTGATCCCAGGAGTGGCCCCGCGCGCTCGGTAGAGACCCGGGCAGGGGAGCAGGGCAGGTGTCCCCGGGCGCGTCCTCAGGCCGAGCCTTCTGGCCACCCCGGCTGGCAGCGCGCTGTCCTGCCTGCGAGCTCGGAGGGCAGGAGGGTGGGGGCCGGGCCCGGAGCCAGCGCTCAAAGCCGACCCGCTCCCAGGCCGATGACGTCTTTGCTTTTGGCTTTGGCGGCGCCAAGCCCGGCAGGGCGGGTGACGTCACCACCCGGTCACGTGTCCgccattcaaacaaacaaaccgttCCCCCCCCCTCCTGTGCCGCGCCCGGGACCGCCCCCAAGAGGCCACATAAAACCGCGCTCCTCGGAACGAGCGCGCAGCAAAGGACTGGCGGGCGGGACGCGCAGTGAAGCCAGATTAGGATCAGCGAGCACTTGAGGACTTAGGGCCACAGAAAACCGCACAAGATCGACAGACTGTTTCTGGAGAGCTGCAGAACGGGCACGCTGGGGTCGCTGGTGCTGGCCATGGTGATGGAGGTGGGCATCCTGGACGCCGGGGGGCTGCGCGCGCTGCTGCGAGAGCGCGCCGCGCAGTGCCTGCTTCTGGATTGTCGCTCCTTCTTCGCCTTCAACGCCGGCCACATCGTGGGCTCAGTGAACGTGCGCTTCAGCACCATCGTGCGGCGCCGCGCCAAGGGCGCCATGGGCCTGGAGCATATCGTGCCCAACACCGAACTGCGCGGCCGCCTGCTGGCCGGAGCCTATCACGCCGTAGTGCTGCTGGACGAACGCAGCGCCGCCCTGGACGGCGCCAAGCGCGACGGCACCCTGGCCCTGGCCGCGGGCGCGCTCTGCCGAGAGGCGCGCTCCACTCAAGTCTTCTTCCTCCAAGGTACGCGCAGGACTTCTGCCATCAGCTAAGGAAGGGGGGCGTCCCACCTGGAGTGTGAGAGCGCCTGTGTCCAGGGGCTTGTCACTGGCTTTGTTTGACTCCGGGAACAAAGACTTCCTAAACCTTCCTTGTAAACTCGCAGCCCCTGGTGGGTGGGTGACTTGTCTCCAGGTACTGCGTCGGCGGCGGTGTTAATGGGAAAATATGTACCTTTGTATTCTCAGGAGGATATGAAGCGTTTTCGGCTTCCTGCCCTGAGCTGTGCAGCAAACAGTCCACCCCCATGGGGCTCAGCCTTCCCCTGAGTACTAGTGTGCCTGACAGTGCAGAATCCGGATGCAGCTCCTGTAGCACCCCTCTCTACGACCAGGTTAGTAGGAGTCCGGGGTCTACGAGAGGCTGGGAGGTGGCAGAGCTGGCAGAGCTCTGGGAGGCTTGTGCCAGGGAGAATAGAGAAAGCGGCTGTAGCTTTATTTATACTAGCGGGGACACGAGGATCTTCATTTCACCATGAAGCAATTGGATGAGGCTGAATTCTCCCAGTTGCTGGCACGGAAGAGCTTGTTGGCTCTGTCCCGGCCAACCAGCTCGATTCTTTACTATTATTTTCATATGTCAACAGCAGTACTGAGGTCACCACTTTTCAGAAACTCCCTTTTTCAGTCGGGAGTTTTTGTGGGTGTGGGTCCTGGCGTGTTCACGCCGAACAAGCTTGATGAACGCTGGATTGTTTTGGATTTCAGGGGGGCCCAGTGGAGATCCTGTCCTTCCTGTACCTGGGCAGTGCCTACCATGCTTCCCGGAAAGATATGCTCGACGCCTTGGGTATCACTGCTTTGATCAACGTCTCAGCCAATTGTCCTAACCACTTTGAGGGTCACTACCAGTACAAGAGCATCCCGGTAGAGGACAACCACAAGGCGGACATCAGCTCCTGGTTCAACGAGGC
The genomic region above belongs to Rattus rattus isolate New Zealand chromosome 9, Rrattus_CSIRO_v1, whole genome shotgun sequence and contains:
- the Dusp1 gene encoding dual specificity protein phosphatase 1; its protein translation is MVMEVGILDAGGLRALLRERAAQCLLLDCRSFFAFNAGHIVGSVNVRFSTIVRRRAKGAMGLEHIVPNTELRGRLLAGAYHAVVLLDERSAALDGAKRDGTLALAAGALCREARSTQVFFLQGGYEAFSASCPELCSKQSTPMGLSLPLSTSVPDSAESGCSSCSTPLYDQGGPVEILSFLYLGSAYHASRKDMLDALGITALINVSANCPNHFEGHYQYKSIPVEDNHKADISSWFNEAIDFIDSVKDAGGRVFVHCQAGISRSATICLAYLMRTNRVKLDEAFEFVKQRRSIISPNFSFMGQLLQFESQVLAPHCSAEAGSPAMAVLDRGTSTTTVFNFPVSIPVHPTNSALNYLQSPITTSPSC